One region of Zingiber officinale cultivar Zhangliang chromosome 7B, Zo_v1.1, whole genome shotgun sequence genomic DNA includes:
- the LOC122003642 gene encoding uncharacterized protein LOC122003642 — translation MAKNLLLLLTSRRRLLSFANPKPSSVSFSLEAESLVFFSLDPQPPASSSPSPHVASLPRDLATPIAFSRSSFSQHRLCLTSSTPDVAPLASHRRCNPSSGTHPDPLPLPLPLAALCPSSNFGDSLEFWIDLEDCEMISMLVPLWHASLRFLDGFGLIEDVDSR, via the exons ATGGCGAAaaaccttctcctcctcctcacctCGCGACGCCGCCTCCTCTCCTTCGCCAACCCCAAGCCATCGTCGGTCTCCTTCTCCCTTGAGGCAGAGTCGCTGGTCTTCTTCTCTCTTGACCCTCAGCCACCAGCCTCCTCTTCCCCGAGCCCTCACGTGGCTTCCCTTCCTCGCGATCTCGCCACGCCGATCGCCTTCTCGCGCTCTTCCTTCTCTCAGCATCGTCTTTGCCTGACATCGTCGACGCCCGACGTCGCGCCACTCGCCTCCCATCGCCGATGCAACCCTAGCAGCGGTACTCATCCCGAtcccctccctctccctctccctctcgcggcGCTATGCCCTAGCAGTAATTTTGGAG ATAGCCTTGAATTCTGGATAGATTTGGAAGATTGTGAGATGATTTCGATGTTGGTCCCATTGTGGCATGCTAGTCTCAGATTTCTGGATGGATTTGGGTTaatcgag gacgttgattcgagatga